The following proteins come from a genomic window of Sorghum bicolor cultivar BTx623 chromosome 3, Sorghum_bicolor_NCBIv3, whole genome shotgun sequence:
- the LOC8074103 gene encoding putative disease resistance protein At3g15700 yields the protein MDVMFSSVQHFCALYLVQCSLGLLAPESVGTCGSELPIWTQLVLHLLLGLFLLPLARAALTHRAPPPLAPPRRHAVLQRRPPRPTRSRPDLFGMERYEARLIDFLERERDDDDSSSSSSSTVSTSMLAITGARGVGKSTLLRLARTYYYQQRFFGYILYADAGQDGFTADALRGELARGVGWFRPPAAASTDHIATFLRSQSFLLLLDDVQAGGLGFDLADAGLPTTTTPLGPRQKVVFATRHESVCAAMGCADDEGNVIRMGCLGDDDAWNLFQYCVGGNIIDSNPMIKAIAKEMVGKCGGYPGALVRVGLSMSIHNQLESWIYADEVLSKNPPPGPGAIHQDNDDQGYPCLQSFMEEFGC from the exons ATGGATGTCATGTTCTCGTCGGTCCAGCACTTTTGTGCCTTGTACCTTGTTCAATGCTCCCTAGGCCTCCTCGCCCCGGAATCAGTCGGAACTTGCGGGTCCGAGCTGCCCATCTGGACCCAACTCGtgctccacctcctcctcggcctcttcCTGCTCCCCCTCGCCCGCGCCGCCCTCACCCaccgcgctcctcctcctcttgctcctcctcgccgccacgCCGTGCTCCAGCGTCGTCCTCCCCGCCCAACGAGATCCCGCCCGGACCTCTTCGGCATGGAACGCTACGAGGCGCGCCTGATCGACTTCCTAGAGCGAGAgcgagacgacgacgacagcagcagcagcagcagcagcacggtCTCGACGTCGATGCTGGCGATAACCGGCGCGCGAGGCGTCGGAAAGAGCACGCTGCTACGCCTCGCCCGCACGTACTACTACCAGCAGCGCTTCTTCGGGTACATCCTCTACGCCGACGCCGGCCAAGACGGGTTCACGGCCGACGCGCTGCGGGGAGAACTGGCCAGGGGCGTCGGCTGGTTcaggccgccggcggcggcgagcacgGACCACATCGCTACCTTCCTCCGGAGCCAGTCgttcctgctgctgctggacgACGTCCAAGCCGGCGGCCTGGGCTTTGATCTCGCCGACGCCGGcctgccgacgacgacgacgccgctTGGTCCACGGCAGAAGGTCGTCTTCGCCACGCGTCACGAGTCCGTCTGCGCTGCGATGGGTTGCGCCGACGACGAGGGCAACGTTATTCGGATGGGCTGTTTGGGAGACGACGACGCCTGGAACTTGTTTCAGTACTGTGTCGGAGGTAACATTATTGATTCTAATCCAATGATCAAAGCGATCGCAAAAgag atgGTTGGCAAGTGTGGCGGCTACCCCGGAGCCTTAGTCAGGGTGGGTCTATCGATGTCAATCCACAATCAATTGGAGTCATGGATTTACGCGGATGAGGTGCTAAGCAAAAACCCACCACCCGGACCCGGTGCGATTCATCAGGACAATGATGATCAAGGATATCCTTGTCTGCAGTCTTTCATGGAGGAATTTGGGTGTTAA
- the LOC8077402 gene encoding chlorophyllide a oxygenase, chloroplastic gives MNTVSSLSLVPHLLIKPSIACFSRKGVGRYGGIKVYAVLREDGAEFAKNNNLEALFHVDDPGPRCPIKKGKFLDVNEALEVVRFDIQYCDWRARQDLLTIMLLHNKVVEVLNPLAREFKSIGTLRKELAELQQELEKAHNQVHLSEARVSSALDKLAHMETLVNDRLLPPDGASGTSTAESTSLVPSTSSTAHVRAKKQPRRSLNVSGPVKPYNPSLKNFWYPVAFSSDLKDDTMVPIDCFEEQWVIFRGKDGRPGCVQNTCAHRACPLHLGSVNEGRIQCPYHGWEYSTDGKCEKMPSTKMLNVRIQSLPCFEQEGMVWIWPGDDPPKATIPSLLPPSGFTIHAEIVMELPVEHGLLLDNLLDLAHAPFTHTSTFAKGWSVPSLVKFLTPASGLQGYWDPYPIDMEFRPPCMVLSTIGISKPGKLEGKSTQQCSTHLHQLHVCLPSSRNKTRLLYRMSLDFAPWLKHVPLMHLLWSHFAEKVLNEDLRLVLGQQERMINGANIWNWPVSYDKLGIRYRLWRDAVERGSDRLPFSNQAESGS, from the exons ATGAACACGGTGTCTTCGCTGTCTTTGGTGCCGCACCTGCTCATTAAGCCCTCCATCGCCTGCTTCTCCAGAAAG GGCGTTGGCCGCTATGGCGGAATCAAGGTGTACGCCGTGCTCAGGGAAGACGGAGCTGAGTTCGCCAAGAACAACAACCTGGAGGCCCTGTTCCATGTGGATGACCCCGGGCCGAGGTGCCCCATCAAGAAGGGCAAGTTCCTGGATGTGAACGAGGCACTCGAGGTGGTCCGATTCGACATCCAGTACTGCGACTGGAGGGCGCGCCAGGATCTCCTCACCATCATGCTTCTCCACAACAAG gtggtggaggttctCAATCCCTTAGCGAGGGAGTTCAAGTCGATCGGAACCTTGAGGAAAGAGCTTGCCGAGCTGCAGCAGGAGCTGGAAAAAGCTCACAATCAG GTCCATCTATCTGAAGCTAGAGTTTCATCTGCACTCGACAAGCTAGCGCATATGGAGACCCTGGTGAACGACAGGCTATTGCCACCAGATGGAGCCTCCGGTACTTCCACAGCCGAGTCCACTTCCCTGGTTCCAAGCACATCGTCCACCGCCCATGTCCGAGCCAAGAAACAGCCACGTCGGAGTCTTAACGTGTCCGGCCCAGTGAAGCCGTACAATCCCAGCCTGAAGAACTTCTGGTACCCAGTTGCCTTCTCCAGTGATCTGAAGGATGACACCATG GTGCCGATAGATTGTTTCGAGGAGCAGTGGGTGATATTCCGAGGAAAAGATGGAAGGCCTGGGTGTGTTCAGAACACATGTGCTCACAGAGCTTGCCCACTGCATCTTGGTTCAGTGAACGAGGGTAGAATCCAGTGCCCTTACCATG GTTGGGAGTATTCAACTGATGGGAAATGTGAAAAAATGCCATCAACAAAGATGCTCAACGTGCGCATCCAGTCATTGCCATGCTTTGAGCAGGAAGGAATGGTTTGGATTTGGCCTGGGGATGATCCACCAAAGGCTACAATCCCTTCTTTGCTGCCTCCTTCAGGATTTACGATTCACGCAGAG ATAGTGATGGAACTACCAGTTGAACATGGACTCCTCCTGGATAATCTCTTGGACCTTGCTCATGCTCCTTTTACACACACATCCACCTTTGCCAAGGGCTGGAGTGTTCCAAG CTTGGTGAAGTTCTTAACACCTGCGTCGGGGCTCCAAGGGTACTGGGATCCTTACCCGATCGACATGGAATTCCGACCACCGTGTATGGTCTTGTCGACCATCGGGATCTCAAAGCCTGGAAAGCTAGAAGGGAAGAGCACCCAGCAATGTTCTACACATCTCCACCAACTCCATGTCTGCTTGCCCTCCTCTAGGAATAAAACTAGGCTGCTGTACCGGATGTCACTAGACTTTGCTCCATGGCTCAAGCACGTACCGCTCATGCACCTGCTGTGGTCACATTTCGCAGAGAAG GTGTTGAACGAGGACCTACGGCTTGTTCTTGGTCAGCAAGAGCGAATGATCAATGGCGCCAACATCTGGAACTGGCCGGTATCATATGACAAGCTCGGGATCCGGTATCGATTGTGGAGGGACGCCGTTGAGCGGGGCTCTGACCGGTTGCCATTCAGTAACCAAGCCGAGAGTGGATCATAG
- the LOC8074104 gene encoding uncharacterized protein LOC8074104: MGKRRSGRRRAAGDSSVRPSSSSGGSTDHQKSSSCKSTAFQPTRLSQQSGAAAAAEASSPPPPPRRSPTEDTPALRRRLVGLIRDFYIDAISRLPTADLRTTLARGLLVGGHCYGPLHPVDNIIANSVWYNAAFPLRPEDRVEVDVICTQGTDRAARRSLDGLVACLLHVCPFLSPTNALWQLVRSRADLRVAVASASAGSASVQCARPSSVLRSTEREVVKAAFQMAAEAAKHPNPAAFALFASSGLPDVSRLLASKRGLSSLDIRRLSSVLPHYPLANELSSCLPPPDPSPRISQYISTRKKGAIKWCNSLLQIVDAALCKFASKTGLHYELHTIYGDSLLTDEDFYDYYHINFMGLPKDDRSSSSGAEPVRALFFFAEAPRPGRHDFREEDISICCLVEPSPPDVDNCHACLVKKYKINHPSADPVDDTHDLRFGGHCYGTGAIDHDWSFRSTMIVDYLFFDSDRDNGLVEYLHNYFALVDANCSRLKDK; this comes from the exons ATGGGTAAGCGACgtagcggccgccgccgcgccgccggcgacTCGTCCGTCCGTCCCTCCTCCTCTTCCGGCGGATCTACTGACCATCAAAAGTCCTCATCCTGCAAATCCACCGCCTTTCAACCAACACGACTCTCCCAGCAGagcggggcggcggcggcggcggaggcttcgtcgccgccaccgccaccacggCGGAGTCCAACGGAGGACACTCCGGCTCTGAGACGGAGGTTGGTGGGCCTCATCCGCGACTTCTACATCGACGCCATCTCACGCCTGCCCACTGCCGACCTCAGGACGACCCTCGCACGTGGCCTCCTCGTCGGCGGCCATTGCTACGGTCCACTCCACCCCGTGGACAACATCATCGCCAACTCCGTCTGGTACAACGCCGCCTTCCCCCTCCGCCCCGAGGACAGAGTTGAGGTGGATGTAATCTGCACCCAAGGCACGGACCGCGCCGCCCGCCGCTCGCTTGATGGATTGGTTGCCTGCCTCCTCCACGTCTGCCCCTTCCTCTCCCCCACCAACGCGCTCTGGCAACTCGTTCGCTCCCGTGCAGATCTCCGTGTCGCcgtcgcctccgcctccgctggTTCTGCCTCTGTTCAATGTGCTAGACCATCATCAGTTCTGCGCTCCACGGAGCGAGAGGTTGTCAAAGCTGCCTTTCAGATGGCTGCTGAGGCAGCAAAGCATCCCAACCCTGCTGCCTTTGCTCTCTTTGCGTCATCAGGGCTTCCTGATGTCTCCCGTTTGCTAGCCAGCAAGCGCGGCCTCTCCAGTCTCGACATCCGTCGCCTCTCCAGTGTTCTGCCGCATTACCCCCTAGCCAACGAACTGTCCTCATGCCTTCCTCCACCAGATCCGAGCCCAAGGATCAGCCAGTACATCTCCACCAGGAAGAAAGGTGCCATAAAATGGTGTAATTCGTTGCTTCAAATAGTAGATGCTGCACTTTGCAAGTTCGCCAGCAAAACTGGGCTACACTATGAGCTTCATACCATATATGGTGATAGCTTACTGACTGATGAGGACTTCTATGACTATTATCATATCAATTTCATGGGGCTACCAAAGGACGATCGCAGCTCTAGTTCTGGTGCAGAACCTGTACGTGCCCTGTTTTTCTTTGCCGAAGCACCTCGTCCTGGACGCCACGACTTTCGGGAGGAGGATATCTCCATTTGCTGCCTTGTTGAACCTTCACCACCGGATGTTG ATAACTGCCACGCATGCCTGGTGAAAAAATACAAAATCAATCACCCTAGTGCTGATCCTGTAGATGACACTCATGATCTTCGCTTTGGTGGGCATTGCTATGGGACTGGTGCAATTGATCATGACTGGAGTTTTCGGTCAACTATGATCGTCGACTACCTTTTTTTTGATTCTGACAGGGATAATGGTCTCGTGGAATACCTGCACAATTATTTTGCTCTCGTTGATGCCAACTGTTCACGTCTTAAGGACAAATGA
- the LOC8077401 gene encoding uncharacterized protein LOC8077401 isoform X2, which produces MELAWSCCCFLLATCARALRRLLQLPALLCCEAMVWAVTFLAFPLRMLTAVDRERKLGRLVAEMQAQMDDLAWENTALEDRLRAALRDQEALAAVLDEMEDEHDDALARIHVLETQALRQENMRLNEHKGKSKWDKLAGQAAARHGSGGGNRASEPDEKPANRGRGEEDAAAAAAAAKRAEPASVLALTTTEAASPVSSSAALATAVARRRSLFSLGMSLAVGAVAWSADAPCLPLLAGLFAVVAVSMCSVSRLRRRRAGAGDAVALLSLNWFLLGLLTSPMLPGVAHAVVPRAGRTLGPALTWLAAATPLPPSL; this is translated from the exons ATGGAGCTGGCCTGGAGCTGCTGCTGTTTCTTGCTCGCCACCTGCGCGCGCGCGCTCCGACGGTTGCTCCAGCTCCCCGCGCTCCTCTGCTGCGAGGCCATGGTGTGGGCGGTCACCTTCCTCGCCTTCCCCCTCCGCATGCTCACCGCCGTCGACAGGGAGCGCAAG TTGGGGCGCCTGGTTGCGGAGATGCAGGCGCAGATGGACGACCTGGCGTGGGAGAACACGGCGCTGGAGGACAGGCTGCGGGCGGCGCTCCGCGACCAGGAGGCCCTGGCGGCGGTCCTTGACGAGATGGAGGACGAGCACGACGACGCCCTTGCCAGGATCCATGTCCTCGAGACCCAG GCGCTGAGGCAGGAGAACATGCGGCTGAACGAGCACAAGGGGAAATCCAAGTGGGACAAGCTCGCGGGGCAGGCGGCGGCGCGtcacggcagcggcggcggcaaccGCGCGTCCGAGCCCGACGAGAAGCCGGCGAATCGAGGGCGGGGAGAGGaagacgcggcggcggcggcggcggccgcaaaGCGTGCCGAGCCGGCGTCGGTGCTGGCGCTGACGACGACGGAGGCGGCCTCGCCGGTGTCGTCGAGCGCGGCCCTGGCGACGGCGGTGGCGCGGCGGCGGAGCCTGTTCAGCCTGGGCATGTCGCTGGCGGTGGGCGCGGTGGCGTGGTCGGCCGACGCGCCGTGCCTGCCGCTCCTGGCGGGGCTGTTCGCTGTCGTGGCCGTGTCCATGTGCAGCGTGTCGCGGCTGCGTCGGCGTCGCGCCGGCGCGGGCGACGCCGTCGCGCTGCTCAGCCTCAACTGGTTCCTCCTCGGCCTGCTCACCTCACCCATGCTGCCGGGCGTCGCGCACGCCGTCGTCCCACGCGCCGGCCGAACCCTCGGCCCCGCGCTCACGTGGCTCGCAGCCGCCACGCCCCTGCCCCCGTCACTGTGA
- the LOC8077401 gene encoding uncharacterized protein LOC8077401 isoform X1 yields the protein MELAWSCCCFLLATCARALRRLLQLPALLCCEAMVWAVTFLAFPLRMLTAVDRERKLGRLVAEMQAQMDDLAWENTALEDRLRAALRDQEALAAVLDEMEDEHDDALARIHVLETQLKALRQENMRLNEHKGKSKWDKLAGQAAARHGSGGGNRASEPDEKPANRGRGEEDAAAAAAAAKRAEPASVLALTTTEAASPVSSSAALATAVARRRSLFSLGMSLAVGAVAWSADAPCLPLLAGLFAVVAVSMCSVSRLRRRRAGAGDAVALLSLNWFLLGLLTSPMLPGVAHAVVPRAGRTLGPALTWLAAATPLPPSL from the exons ATGGAGCTGGCCTGGAGCTGCTGCTGTTTCTTGCTCGCCACCTGCGCGCGCGCGCTCCGACGGTTGCTCCAGCTCCCCGCGCTCCTCTGCTGCGAGGCCATGGTGTGGGCGGTCACCTTCCTCGCCTTCCCCCTCCGCATGCTCACCGCCGTCGACAGGGAGCGCAAG TTGGGGCGCCTGGTTGCGGAGATGCAGGCGCAGATGGACGACCTGGCGTGGGAGAACACGGCGCTGGAGGACAGGCTGCGGGCGGCGCTCCGCGACCAGGAGGCCCTGGCGGCGGTCCTTGACGAGATGGAGGACGAGCACGACGACGCCCTTGCCAGGATCCATGTCCTCGAGACCCAG CTCAAGGCGCTGAGGCAGGAGAACATGCGGCTGAACGAGCACAAGGGGAAATCCAAGTGGGACAAGCTCGCGGGGCAGGCGGCGGCGCGtcacggcagcggcggcggcaaccGCGCGTCCGAGCCCGACGAGAAGCCGGCGAATCGAGGGCGGGGAGAGGaagacgcggcggcggcggcggcggccgcaaaGCGTGCCGAGCCGGCGTCGGTGCTGGCGCTGACGACGACGGAGGCGGCCTCGCCGGTGTCGTCGAGCGCGGCCCTGGCGACGGCGGTGGCGCGGCGGCGGAGCCTGTTCAGCCTGGGCATGTCGCTGGCGGTGGGCGCGGTGGCGTGGTCGGCCGACGCGCCGTGCCTGCCGCTCCTGGCGGGGCTGTTCGCTGTCGTGGCCGTGTCCATGTGCAGCGTGTCGCGGCTGCGTCGGCGTCGCGCCGGCGCGGGCGACGCCGTCGCGCTGCTCAGCCTCAACTGGTTCCTCCTCGGCCTGCTCACCTCACCCATGCTGCCGGGCGTCGCGCACGCCGTCGTCCCACGCGCCGGCCGAACCCTCGGCCCCGCGCTCACGTGGCTCGCAGCCGCCACGCCCCTGCCCCCGTCACTGTGA